In a genomic window of Oncorhynchus keta strain PuntledgeMale-10-30-2019 chromosome 28, Oket_V2, whole genome shotgun sequence:
- the LOC118376787 gene encoding elongin-C, translated as MDGEEKTYGGCEGPDAMYVKLISSDGHEFIVKREHALTSGTIKAMLSGPGQFAENETNEVNFREIPSHVLSKVCMYFTYKVRYTNSSTEIPEFPIAPEIALELLMAANFLDC; from the exons ATGG ATGGTGAAGAGAAGACCTACGGTGGCTGTGAAGGCCCAGATGCCATGTATGTGAAGCTGATCTCTTCTGATGGCCATGAGTTCATAGTGAAGAGAGAACACGCCTTGACCTCAGGGACCATTAAAGCCATGTTGAGTGGACCAG GTCAGTTTGCAGAGAATGAAACCAACGAAGTGAACTTCAGAGAGATCCCCTCCCATGTCCTGTCCAAGGTGTGCATGTACTTCACCTACAAGGTCCGCTACACCAACAGCTCCACGGAGATCCCAGAGTTCCCCATCGCCCCGGAGATCGCCCTGGAACTACTCATGGCTGCCAACTTCCTGGATTGTTAA